In Flavobacterium sp. N1736, the following are encoded in one genomic region:
- a CDS encoding RNA polymerase sigma factor has protein sequence MKNHLLQMSDEELQKLIFQENHDAFAIIFDRYWKKLYTYAFKIYKEEQICEDIVQEIFISLWKNTANTVILNLEAYLFRAVKYKIANHIRSLKFDREHLEVLETIPEPNNTVDNIEYIEFEKGIMNQISQLTPKCREVFLLSRIEHFSNAEIAEKLSLSIHTVEKHISNALKQLRLNGHYNSLIFYWAAFLYVN, from the coding sequence ATGAAAAACCATCTTTTGCAAATGTCTGATGAAGAACTCCAGAAATTGATTTTTCAGGAGAATCATGATGCGTTTGCAATTATTTTCGACAGGTATTGGAAGAAATTGTACACCTATGCTTTTAAGATTTATAAAGAAGAACAAATCTGTGAAGATATCGTTCAGGAAATTTTTATCAGTCTTTGGAAAAATACAGCCAATACAGTCATTCTCAATTTAGAAGCTTATCTTTTCAGGGCAGTTAAATATAAAATTGCCAATCATATCCGAAGCTTAAAATTTGACCGTGAACATCTTGAAGTTCTGGAGACTATTCCGGAGCCAAACAATACCGTTGATAATATCGAATACATTGAATTCGAAAAAGGCATTATGAACCAGATAAGTCAATTAACGCCCAAGTGCCGCGAGGTTTTTTTATTAAGCCGTATCGAACACTTTTCGAATGCTGAAATAGCAGAAAAATTAAGCCTTTCCATTCATACTGTCGAAAAGCACATTAGCAATGCTTTAAAACAACTCCGCCTTAACGGACATTATAATTCTTTGATTTTTTACTGGGCAGCCTTTCTTTATGTTAACTAA
- a CDS encoding HD domain-containing protein produces the protein MAISGKIIAGIKLPDSVIATQATALLREHGSDLLYNHSLRTFLFASLNGQQNNIRYDAELLYVSALFHDLGLTPHYRSNDKRFEVDGANAARNFLLGHGVSPQSLQLVWDAIALHTSPGIAEYKEPEVALLNFGVALDVVGKGYNQLSNADRDEIVKEFPRSELKKNIIPTFFDGFKHKPHTTFGSMNADICSCMMPDYKQLNFCDAILHSPWSE, from the coding sequence ATGGCAATTTCAGGTAAAATTATAGCAGGAATAAAATTGCCCGATAGTGTAATCGCTACGCAGGCAACAGCATTATTACGCGAACATGGCAGTGATCTTTTATACAATCATTCTTTGCGCACTTTTCTCTTTGCGTCTCTAAACGGTCAGCAAAATAACATTCGATACGATGCAGAATTATTATATGTCAGCGCCCTGTTTCACGATTTGGGATTAACTCCTCATTATCGCAGCAATGATAAGAGATTTGAGGTCGACGGTGCTAATGCTGCCCGCAATTTTCTTCTTGGTCACGGTGTTTCGCCACAATCATTGCAATTAGTTTGGGATGCCATCGCGCTTCATACATCACCGGGTATAGCGGAATACAAAGAACCTGAAGTTGCGTTACTGAATTTTGGAGTCGCCCTCGACGTAGTAGGAAAAGGATACAATCAGTTATCGAATGCTGATCGCGATGAAATTGTAAAAGAGTTTCCTCGAAGTGAGTTAAAGAAAAATATAATACCCACCTTTTTTGACGGCTTTAAACATAAACCGCATACAACCTTCGGGAGTATGAATGCAGATATTTGTTCCTGCATGATGCCTGATTATAAACAATTAAATTTTTGTGATGCTATTTTGCATTCGCCTTGGTCAGAATAA
- a CDS encoding DoxX family protein has product MLYNLLQTDYNYTFTLIRVVAGIIIFPYGMQKLLGWFDDFGGGVGIHESLASFADKKIPKAIAWMVIIGQSFGSVMLIIGFFGRIGAFFNFIIFTGAMLKHTSDGWVMNWTGTKKGEGIEYFVMLLALLLFVIINGSGAISIDYLLLKSD; this is encoded by the coding sequence ATGCTTTACAATCTACTACAAACAGATTATAATTATACTTTCACTCTAATTAGAGTTGTTGCGGGCATAATCATATTTCCTTACGGAATGCAAAAACTTTTGGGCTGGTTTGATGATTTTGGCGGTGGAGTTGGAATTCATGAATCACTCGCTTCATTTGCTGATAAAAAAATACCAAAAGCAATTGCCTGGATGGTTATAATTGGGCAGTCATTTGGAAGTGTGATGCTGATAATTGGTTTTTTTGGCAGAATTGGAGCATTCTTTAACTTTATAATTTTCACAGGAGCAATGCTCAAACATACTTCAGACGGATGGGTGATGAATTGGACGGGCACCAAAAAAGGCGAGGGAATAGAATATTTTGTAATGCTTCTCGCTCTGTTGCTTTTTGTTATAATCAATGGCAGCGGTGCTATTTCGATTGATTATTTACTTTTAAAATCAGATTAA
- a CDS encoding ester cyclase: protein MNDTAPPNAPKDASVMIGFVTGFHKGFSNIAVRIDEVLAEGNKVSLRKTITATHTGEFMGKTATGKKVEMNVIEIDILKDGKITDHWSRNDFMQVVQGL, encoded by the coding sequence ATGAATGATACGGCACCACCAAATGCACCAAAAGATGCAAGTGTAATGATTGGTTTTGTAACGGGTTTTCATAAGGGTTTTTCTAATATCGCAGTGCGAATTGACGAAGTGCTGGCAGAAGGCAATAAAGTATCCCTGAGAAAAACAATAACGGCAACGCACACCGGAGAATTTATGGGAAAGACCGCTACGGGAAAAAAAGTAGAAATGAATGTAATTGAAATAGATATTCTTAAAGACGGTAAAATAACTGACCACTGGAGCAGAAACGATTTTATGCAGGTTGTACAAGGTTTGTAA
- a CDS encoding helix-turn-helix domain-containing protein gives MEYKETKTCIELAPYIHSFWELKGDNSDNQWERIFPDGCAGLIINLGESCKTDNGNVSMDYGKTYVVGAMTSFKDTFIDAETHLLGVCLKPATFSNFYKYAPQNELTNSTIEFDRRHSFNIEKIVKDPSYYLNNFFYDRFRNKNRPLQSVIEEIHNANGQLSIYEIAKRNCITVRQLERNFKMHIGITPKEYSNIVRFQNALSIIKKSANEQSLLDIAFECGFYDHSHLTNEIKRNTGLAPSQL, from the coding sequence ATGGAATATAAAGAAACAAAAACCTGTATTGAGCTTGCGCCGTATATTCATTCTTTTTGGGAGCTGAAAGGTGACAATAGCGACAATCAATGGGAACGAATTTTTCCTGACGGATGCGCCGGATTGATTATAAATTTGGGGGAATCGTGCAAAACTGATAATGGCAACGTTTCTATGGATTATGGAAAAACCTATGTTGTTGGCGCAATGACGTCGTTTAAAGATACTTTCATTGATGCTGAAACACATTTATTGGGCGTGTGCTTAAAACCTGCAACTTTTTCCAATTTTTATAAATATGCCCCACAAAATGAATTGACAAACAGCACAATCGAGTTTGATCGTCGACATTCATTTAACATCGAAAAAATCGTCAAAGATCCCTCCTATTACCTCAACAATTTTTTTTATGATAGATTTCGGAATAAAAACAGACCGCTTCAATCTGTTATAGAAGAAATTCATAACGCAAATGGCCAGCTCAGCATTTATGAGATTGCTAAAAGAAACTGCATTACAGTAAGACAATTAGAGCGAAATTTTAAAATGCACATAGGAATTACGCCTAAAGAGTATTCGAATATTGTTCGTTTTCAAAACGCGCTGTCTATAATTAAAAAATCTGCCAATGAGCAAAGTTTACTTGATATTGCTTTTGAATGTGGTTTTTATGATCATTCGCATCTTACGAATGAAATAAAAAGAAACACAGGACTTGCTCCTTCTCAACTTTAA
- a CDS encoding dihydrofolate reductase family protein, protein MKKVILNLAVSLDGFIEGPNGEIDWCIMDDDMNFDAFIASIDTMFYGRVSYDAWGNFEPDENTSPAEKTMWQAIHSKNKFVFSSQERDDKKATFITSNIEEKVAEIKQQKGKDIWLYGGAKLIKTFLDLGLIDIYKISVHPIVLGSGKPLFEDLKERIGLELIDTRVFRSGVVELTYEPKL, encoded by the coding sequence ATGAAAAAAGTAATTTTAAATTTAGCAGTTAGCTTAGACGGATTTATCGAAGGACCAAATGGAGAAATCGATTGGTGCATCATGGACGACGATATGAACTTTGATGCTTTTATTGCAAGTATCGACACTATGTTTTATGGCAGGGTGAGTTATGATGCGTGGGGAAATTTTGAGCCTGATGAAAATACATCTCCGGCAGAAAAAACGATGTGGCAAGCGATACATTCTAAAAACAAATTTGTCTTTTCAAGCCAGGAAAGAGATGATAAAAAGGCAACATTCATCACTTCAAATATTGAAGAAAAAGTAGCTGAAATAAAACAACAAAAAGGTAAAGACATTTGGCTTTATGGCGGAGCAAAACTCATAAAAACATTCCTTGATTTAGGGCTTATTGACATTTATAAAATATCCGTTCATCCGATAGTTTTGGGAAGCGGAAAGCCGCTATTTGAAGATTTAAAAGAACGGATTGGCTTAGAACTTATTGATACGAGAGTTTTCAGATCGGGAGTTGTAGAACTAACTTACGAACCTAAACTATAA
- a CDS encoding SDR family oxidoreductase → MNLKNNTVLITGGTSGFGLAFATKFLALGNTVIITGRDQAKLDAIKIKHPEIHTIQSDVSDVNAIRELYNEVANRFSKLNLLINNAGEMRIISLHDTAIDLHDITREVEINLMGPIRMVQQFLPLLKKQPSAAILNVSSGLAVVPFPISPIYGASKSGLHAYTRALRVQLKHTKIKVFELLAPASKTPLGDKFAGLDGFSDSGQMEPEKVVDAAIKRLENDKLEMFFGIARLLYILSRLAPGFIFNQLSKAGAKRMAG, encoded by the coding sequence ATGAACCTTAAAAATAACACCGTATTGATAACCGGCGGAACAAGCGGTTTCGGATTGGCATTTGCAACAAAATTCCTTGCTTTGGGTAATACCGTTATTATTACAGGCAGAGACCAGGCAAAGCTGGATGCCATTAAAATAAAACATCCTGAAATTCACACCATTCAAAGTGATGTTAGCGATGTGAATGCAATCAGGGAATTATATAACGAGGTAGCAAACCGCTTTTCTAAATTGAATTTATTGATTAATAATGCAGGCGAGATGCGTATCATCAGTTTACATGACACCGCTATTGATCTTCATGATATTACACGCGAAGTAGAAATTAACCTGATGGGACCAATTCGCATGGTGCAGCAGTTTTTGCCACTACTTAAAAAACAGCCATCAGCCGCTATATTAAACGTAAGCTCCGGACTTGCTGTAGTTCCTTTTCCAATTTCACCCATTTACGGCGCATCCAAATCAGGACTGCATGCCTACACCAGAGCGTTGCGTGTACAATTAAAACACACTAAAATTAAGGTATTCGAACTTTTAGCACCCGCATCAAAAACACCTCTTGGTGATAAATTTGCTGGTTTGGATGGTTTTAGTGACAGCGGACAAATGGAACCGGAAAAGGTTGTAGATGCTGCAATAAAACGTCTCGAAAATGATAAACTGGAAATGTTTTTTGGAATAGCACGTTTGCTTTATATATTGAGCAGGCTTGCACCCGGATTTATTTTTAACCAACTTAGTAAAGCCGGTGCAAAACGAATGGCGGGTTAA
- a CDS encoding cold-shock protein, with protein MQEGTVKFFNEEKGFGFITPKNGGSEIFVHASGLSENIRENDEVRYDIAEGKKGPNAVNVVVA; from the coding sequence ATGCAAGAAGGTACAGTAAAGTTCTTTAATGAAGAAAAAGGTTTTGGGTTTATAACACCAAAGAATGGCGGAAGTGAAATCTTTGTTCACGCTTCAGGTCTATCAGAAAATATTCGTGAGAATGATGAGGTACGTTATGATATTGCAGAAGGAAAAAAAGGTCCTAACGCAGTAAATGTTGTTGTAGCTTAA
- a CDS encoding SusC/RagA family TonB-linked outer membrane protein, which yields MTNLIRIENRPDCKSGFDLKKKMMMLCVLFSLSQVHGYAISSNSTIYSKNVLEQKTINGQVNDENGMPLPGVTILEKGTRNSGLTDFDGKFTLKVDNENAVLIFTYLGYVTKEVTLKGETIVNVKLLKATTSLEEVVVVGYGKMKKKDLTGAIVQITPDRLANQNPQTVQDILRGTPGINVGYDPSAKGGGRMQIRGQSSVYNPNNDGVHNSPLIILDGMQFYGELSEINPDDIGSIDILKDASAASVYGAKAAAGVIIISTKKGKAGKPVISFTTNTTITNKSAYRTVYSPEGYLKYREDWETAATYGGNATTGEYGPWMVGTVANGKPGYFSNPNDLSKWGITQDQWLAYQPAAQTTGKSAKEVWGNRLGLNFDPSLMANFLADKTHDWTNSSFRTGINHDNNLSVSGAGDKVNYYMSLGYLTSEGAIVGNDYKSARANMKVDAKITDWLDFGVNVNFQDRTDGDIKPSLDTRSGNNNMMRTSPFGTFIDANGNYERQPMGKNVSGQNYNYYYDRQFMELEKGYTTLNTIFNTKVTLPWGITYSFNVAPRYQFFHHREFKSSLNPNFPAATNGAIRNNETRFDYNLNNTITWDYTLAAKHHIILTLVQEAEERRFWSDGMNAYNILPTDALGFHNVSTATLANSALRSEDTHQTADGLMARLFYSFDNRYMLTATVRRDGYSAFGASNPYATFPSIGIAWNFKNENWINWDALSTGKFRLSWGENGNRSLDNPYISLANLINTGTMGYLDASGKPLELKYLSLDRMANPHLEWEKTRSTNIGLDLGFLHDRVTATIDAYQKVTHDMIMNQTLLGFTGFSTIATNLGEVENKGFELSLSTLNMKKPNFEWRTSLGFSYNKNTIKSLYGNMVDIKDGSGNVVGTKEGDDSANGWFIGRSITQIWDYRVTGIWQKDEWQEALKYGQRPGDPKVANSYTGDDVDAVDANGVAYKKAVYNEKDKQFLGDKTPPVQWSLRNEFKIYKNWDLAVSMYSYMGQKDLNSSYMNTFNDSSLYKFNFNPYVNPYWTVDNPTNDWARLDAKGPAGTPAAPGKLYDRSFIRLDNISLAYSLPRDLLDRVHIKNLKIYTSVQNVATWSASKQWKYYGDPEGDVNNGNGGLATRTFNLGFNVQL from the coding sequence ATGACAAATTTAATTAGGATTGAAAACCGTCCTGATTGCAAATCTGGATTTGATTTAAAAAAGAAAATGATGATGCTCTGTGTATTATTTTCTCTGTCTCAGGTTCATGGCTACGCAATTAGTTCAAACAGTACTATATACTCAAAAAATGTACTGGAACAAAAAACCATTAATGGACAAGTTAATGATGAAAACGGCATGCCGCTGCCGGGAGTAACAATTTTAGAAAAAGGAACCAGAAATAGCGGTTTAACAGATTTTGACGGAAAATTTACTTTAAAAGTAGATAACGAAAACGCAGTATTAATTTTTACCTATTTGGGATATGTAACGAAAGAAGTTACTTTAAAAGGCGAGACTATCGTTAATGTAAAACTACTAAAGGCTACCACTTCATTAGAAGAAGTTGTTGTGGTAGGATATGGTAAAATGAAGAAAAAGGATTTAACGGGAGCAATCGTTCAGATAACACCGGACAGGCTCGCGAACCAAAATCCGCAGACCGTTCAGGATATATTGAGAGGTACTCCCGGTATAAACGTAGGTTACGACCCTTCTGCAAAAGGTGGAGGAAGAATGCAAATTCGTGGACAAAGTTCTGTTTATAATCCTAATAATGATGGTGTGCATAATTCACCGCTTATTATTTTAGACGGAATGCAATTTTATGGTGAGCTTTCAGAAATCAATCCTGATGATATCGGCTCGATCGATATTTTAAAAGATGCATCGGCAGCCTCTGTTTATGGAGCAAAAGCGGCTGCGGGGGTTATTATTATCTCAACCAAAAAAGGTAAGGCTGGTAAACCTGTCATTAGTTTTACGACCAACACAACAATTACCAATAAAAGTGCCTATCGTACTGTCTATTCTCCGGAAGGATACTTAAAATACCGTGAAGACTGGGAAACTGCTGCCACTTACGGCGGTAATGCAACAACCGGTGAATACGGACCATGGATGGTAGGAACAGTTGCTAATGGTAAACCGGGTTACTTCTCAAATCCTAATGATTTAAGTAAGTGGGGAATTACTCAGGACCAATGGTTAGCTTATCAGCCAGCTGCACAAACAACAGGAAAAAGTGCCAAAGAAGTATGGGGAAATCGTTTGGGTCTTAATTTCGATCCTTCGCTTATGGCTAATTTCCTTGCAGATAAAACACACGATTGGACTAATAGTTCTTTTAGAACAGGGATTAATCATGACAATAATCTGAGTGTTTCCGGAGCGGGCGACAAGGTAAATTATTATATGTCTTTGGGTTATTTAACTTCAGAAGGTGCTATTGTTGGAAATGATTATAAATCGGCTCGTGCCAATATGAAAGTAGACGCTAAAATCACGGATTGGCTTGATTTTGGTGTAAACGTTAATTTTCAGGATCGTACTGATGGTGATATCAAACCTTCTTTAGATACACGTTCCGGGAATAATAATATGATGAGAACGAGCCCGTTTGGAACTTTTATAGATGCAAATGGCAACTATGAGAGACAGCCGATGGGGAAAAATGTTTCTGGACAGAATTATAACTATTACTATGATCGCCAATTTATGGAGCTTGAGAAAGGATATACTACTTTAAATACCATTTTTAATACAAAGGTAACTTTGCCTTGGGGTATTACATATTCATTTAACGTTGCCCCCCGTTATCAATTTTTTCACCATCGTGAGTTCAAATCGTCACTAAATCCAAATTTTCCTGCTGCTACTAATGGAGCAATTAGAAATAATGAAACAAGATTTGATTATAACCTGAATAATACAATAACGTGGGATTATACACTTGCTGCAAAACACCATATTATATTAACTTTAGTTCAGGAAGCTGAAGAACGCCGTTTTTGGTCAGATGGAATGAATGCCTATAATATTCTGCCTACGGATGCTTTAGGATTTCACAATGTTTCTACTGCAACACTGGCAAATAGCGCGCTTAGATCAGAGGATACACATCAAACGGCAGATGGTTTGATGGCAAGACTTTTCTATTCGTTTGATAATCGTTATATGTTAACAGCGACTGTTCGTCGTGACGGATATTCGGCATTTGGAGCTTCAAATCCTTATGCTACTTTCCCTTCTATCGGGATTGCATGGAACTTTAAAAATGAAAACTGGATTAATTGGGATGCGTTGTCAACAGGTAAATTCCGTTTGTCCTGGGGTGAAAATGGAAACAGATCGCTTGATAATCCATATATTTCTTTGGCAAACTTAATAAATACCGGGACCATGGGATATTTAGATGCTTCAGGAAAACCTCTTGAACTGAAATATTTATCACTTGATCGTATGGCAAATCCACATTTGGAATGGGAAAAAACAAGATCAACAAATATTGGTCTTGACTTAGGTTTTTTACATGATCGTGTTACTGCTACTATAGATGCTTACCAAAAGGTTACGCATGATATGATTATGAATCAAACTCTACTTGGTTTCACTGGTTTTTCAACAATTGCAACCAATCTGGGAGAGGTTGAAAATAAAGGTTTTGAATTGAGTCTTAGCACTCTTAATATGAAAAAACCAAACTTTGAATGGCGTACTTCGCTTGGTTTTTCATATAATAAGAATACTATTAAGTCATTGTATGGCAATATGGTAGATATTAAGGATGGCAGTGGTAATGTCGTTGGAACTAAAGAGGGTGATGATTCAGCAAACGGATGGTTTATAGGCAGATCGATCACTCAAATTTGGGATTACAGAGTAACCGGAATCTGGCAAAAAGATGAGTGGCAGGAAGCTTTAAAATACGGACAGCGTCCCGGAGACCCAAAAGTGGCAAACAGTTATACCGGAGACGATGTTGATGCGGTAGATGCAAATGGTGTTGCGTATAAAAAAGCGGTTTATAATGAAAAAGACAAGCAATTTTTAGGAGATAAAACTCCTCCTGTACAATGGTCGCTTCGCAATGAATTTAAGATTTATAAAAATTGGGATTTGGCTGTAAGCATGTATTCTTATATGGGGCAAAAAGATCTTAATTCAAGCTATATGAATACTTTCAATGATAGCAGTTTGTATAAATTCAACTTCAATCCGTATGTAAATCCGTATTGGACAGTGGACAACCCTACCAACGATTGGGCACGTCTTGATGCTAAAGGACCTGCTGGAACTCCGGCTGCACCGGGAAAATTGTATGATCGCAGTTTTATTCGTCTGGATAACATTTCGCTTGCTTATTCTTTACCAAGAGATCTTTTGGATCGCGTACACATTAAAAATTTAAAAATTTATACTTCGGTTCAAAACGTAGCAACATGGTCTGCTTCTAAACAATGGAAATATTATGGAGATCCGGAAGGAGATGTTAATAATGGAAATGGAGGATTAGCCACACGAACGTTTAATTTAGGTTTTAATGTACAACTTTAA
- a CDS encoding RagB/SusD family nutrient uptake outer membrane protein, giving the protein MKKRYTKNTISRLVPFILLATLSGSCSKDFLDSDPLSFYEPGATFSTEAGLQATLALCDKQLRNNYIHFNAAGVSVPIGTEYLFSDMAQYGKTDTAGNIADYAATVVPTGTFNRDVSESTYLGFYWTEAYTGIKNANTILTYIGNVTTLSEDVKNKYIGQAYFHRAYRYLNLVYQFGDIPLITKILEVPKQSYYSTKKEAIIEMITADMEKAVQYVPEQSKIGYVGMVSKGACRQLLIKCYLASGRFAEAEAQANILINQSGYSLVQNTLGIFDPGGNPTAWPITRNVIWDLHRPENKVISANTEAILVAPNGGAQSFLSFTSMRIFGPNWNDANLITPDGKTAAPRFPLTDKTNYNAKYDYQRALGRGIGTISGSYYSQHPMWVVNGVEDKVDLRHNSTVGNWVNMEDLKYAPGAGGSAVWAGQNFRMKDATGKLLAQDSIRDWYDFPHYKIFLHDVVAEANPAANDFQGATAGSSAHLYIYRLAETYLLRAEARFYQGNAAGAAQDVNVVRARAKASQMYGTVTIGDICAERGRELYLEEWRNVELKRISHCLALSGKPDEWGHTYSVATWDKQSGTDAAGGSYWYQRIVHYTIYNKYPAGISIKPGVKFYTMDKRNNYWPIPYRLAIEPNIKGQLSQNFGYDGYNAGVKVWDKWQDAVDDESKI; this is encoded by the coding sequence ATGAAAAAAAGATACACAAAAAATACAATTTCAAGACTGGTGCCTTTTATACTATTGGCTACGCTGTCTGGTTCTTGTTCGAAAGATTTTCTCGATTCAGACCCGCTTTCGTTTTACGAACCGGGAGCTACATTTTCTACAGAAGCCGGATTGCAGGCAACTTTAGCACTGTGCGATAAGCAGCTGCGTAATAATTATATTCATTTTAATGCTGCGGGCGTTAGTGTGCCTATTGGTACAGAGTATCTTTTCTCTGATATGGCACAATACGGAAAAACAGATACGGCTGGTAATATAGCCGATTATGCTGCTACTGTTGTTCCTACCGGAACTTTTAACAGAGACGTATCTGAGTCGACTTATCTTGGTTTTTACTGGACAGAAGCCTATACAGGGATTAAAAATGCTAATACCATATTAACGTATATTGGTAATGTGACAACTTTATCTGAGGATGTTAAAAATAAATATATCGGGCAGGCTTATTTTCACAGAGCATATCGTTATCTTAATCTGGTTTATCAATTTGGAGATATACCGTTGATAACTAAAATTTTGGAAGTTCCAAAGCAGAGTTATTATTCTACTAAAAAGGAAGCCATCATAGAAATGATTACAGCAGATATGGAAAAAGCCGTACAATATGTACCAGAACAGTCAAAAATAGGATATGTAGGTATGGTTAGCAAAGGAGCTTGCCGTCAGTTACTTATAAAATGTTATTTGGCATCAGGCAGATTTGCAGAAGCGGAAGCACAAGCAAACATTCTTATCAATCAATCGGGTTATTCTTTGGTACAAAACACTTTAGGAATTTTTGATCCGGGAGGAAATCCTACGGCATGGCCTATTACCAGAAATGTGATTTGGGATTTGCACAGACCTGAAAACAAGGTGATTTCTGCAAATACAGAAGCTATATTAGTGGCACCAAACGGAGGAGCACAATCATTTTTATCGTTTACTTCAATGAGAATTTTTGGACCTAACTGGAATGATGCCAATTTAATTACTCCCGATGGAAAAACAGCAGCACCGCGTTTTCCTTTGACAGATAAAACCAATTACAATGCAAAATATGATTATCAAAGAGCATTAGGACGCGGTATTGGTACTATTAGCGGTTCTTATTATTCACAGCATCCTATGTGGGTTGTAAACGGCGTTGAGGATAAGGTAGATCTTAGACATAACAGCACAGTTGGAAACTGGGTAAATATGGAAGACCTTAAATATGCTCCCGGAGCAGGTGGTAGTGCAGTATGGGCCGGGCAAAATTTTAGAATGAAAGATGCGACCGGCAAACTGTTGGCACAAGATTCTATTCGTGATTGGTATGATTTTCCGCATTACAAAATCTTTTTACACGATGTTGTAGCCGAAGCTAATCCGGCGGCAAATGATTTTCAGGGTGCTACGGCAGGATCTAGTGCGCATTTGTACATATATCGTTTAGCCGAGACTTATCTATTGCGTGCAGAAGCCCGTTTTTATCAGGGAAATGCCGCAGGAGCAGCTCAGGATGTGAATGTTGTAAGAGCAAGAGCAAAAGCTTCACAAATGTATGGAACGGTAACTATTGGTGATATTTGCGCAGAAAGAGGAAGAGAACTTTATCTTGAAGAATGGAGAAATGTAGAGTTAAAACGTATTTCGCACTGTTTGGCGCTTAGCGGAAAACCGGACGAATGGGGTCATACTTACAGTGTTGCCACTTGGGATAAACAATCCGGAACAGATGCAGCCGGAGGAAGTTACTGGTACCAGCGTATTGTACATTATACCATTTACAACAAATATCCGGCAGGTATTTCTATCAAACCGGGTGTAAAGTTTTATACCATGGACAAGCGTAATAATTACTGGCCAATTCCGTATAGACTTGCTATAGAACCAAACATTAAAGGTCAGTTAAGTCAGAATTTTGGTTATGATGGTTATAATGCAGGAGTTAAAGTATGGGATAAATGGCAGGATGCCGTTGATGATGAAAGTAAAATTTAA